Below is a window of Brachyspira hampsonii DNA.
TAATCCCTTTTTATTGCACTCACTGATTATATAATCTATATTATCCGGAGTTTTCCAAGTAAGACATGGAACAGCAATACAAACCTCAGCCCTCATTGCCGTACCTATTATATTCGGAGAGCTTGTAAGAAATCCGAATTTCTTATCATAAGCAAAATCTACTTTCTGATCTAATGCAGTTTCTATTTCATAAGCCTTATTAAAGCAATTCTCTAATTCTAAACCTCTTGATATAACTTGAATTTCTAAATGATCATTAGAATTTATTAATAAAGATATATCCTCATCTTCATCTGTAAATAATGAGGCATGAATTATATTCTTATTGCTTGGTATAGTAAGATTTTCTATAAGCATTCTAATATTAATAGAAGGAAGTTCAATAAGTTTCTTATATAAAAAATCAGGATTTAATTCTTCTATATTGGATTTTAAAATATTTTCTGTATTTTTGAAATCTTCTTTATCCATATTGTGAAAGAATCTAATACCATCTAAATTTCTATAAATGGAAATTTTAGAATATAACACTATATTATCATCTTCGCCTTTTTTGTATATCCAATTTGCTGTATTATTAACGGACATCTTTTTTTTCGCTCTTAGTTTTTTTAGATATTAAATCTTTTTTCAAATGTTCCAATTTATCTCTTATCAATGCAGCTTCTTCATATTTTTCTATTTTTATAAGAAGTTCTATTTCTTCTCTGTATTTATTAATTTTGGCTTCTACATCTTTATTGCTTAAATTTCTGCTGGATATTTTTCCTATATGCTTATTTTCTCTATGTATTTTTTTAATATGCTTACTAAGTTCTGATTTGAAATATTCATAGCATTTAGGACAGGATACTATGCCTGTTTTTAGAAAATCATCTAAAGAATATCCGCAAACTTTGCATATTTTACTAGTACTAGGAGTTTTTTTCTTTTTCTTTTTTGAAGGCAATGATTTATAATTTGGAAATATAGTATCAATATTATTAAATTCCAATTCTAAACATTTTTCTATAATATTGCCGTTTATTTCACATTCTTTGCATATATGAATTTGTCTTCTTTCATTGCCTATTATTTCCTGAATATATAATACAGCTTTTTCTTTACCACATATATTGCACTTCAAAATACATCGCCCCTAATAACTTATTAATAAAATTTTATCATTGAATAAAAAAAAAAGCAAATAATTAATATAATTTTATCTTAGTTTTATAAAAATATCTAAATCTTCTCTATTGGTTATCTTTATATTATCAGAAGAACATTCAGATATTTTTACCTCTCCGAAATACTTACTATATATTTCAGCATCATCTGTAACTAAATCAGCATTTTTATCATTGATATATTTTTCAATAGCATACATATAATTATCAAATTTAAATCCCTGAGGAGTGGCAGCCCTATAAAGATAAGTTCTGTCAATAGTATCTGTAATAGTTTTATCTTCATTCACTTTTTTTATTGTATCTACAACCTTAGAGGCCAATATAGCAGCATCATATTTTAAAACATCTTCATATAACTGCATAATTTCTTTTTTCTTCACTAAAGGTCTTACCCCATCATGAATAAATACATAATCTGTTTGAATATCTTCTCTATGTTCATTTAGAAAACTCATAGCATTATATACAGAATATACCCTCTCACTTCCGCCTTTTATATAATGAATGTTTTTCTTTATCTTTTCTTTTATGAGAGATTCTTTTTCAATATATTTTTTTATATTCTTTATCTCTTCTTCAGCACTTACTAAAACAATATTATTAAAATGAAACTTAAGCATATTTATAAGAGTATGAATAAATATAGGCTTATTATCAACTTTGATAAATTGTTTTTTTACTTTACCTGCAAATCTTTTAGAACTTCCCGCTATTAATATTACTAAAGTTGTATTATTCATAAATATTTATTCTCTCGGCTGATTATTTTGTGTATTTTTATTTCTTAAATTCATTCTCTCTTCTTTTCGTTTTTCACTTTCTAATTTTTTCTCTTCTCTTAATTTATATCTAGCTTCTCTTCTAGCCTGAACTTCTTGCTTCATTTGTAATTTCTTAGCCTCTTTTTCTTTTTTCCTATTTTCATTATATTCTCTACGCTCTTGATTTCTTTTCTCTCTTAATTCCTTCATCTCTTCAAGCTGCATTCTCCACTCTGCCCTTTCTAATTTTCTCTTTTCTTCTTTTTTTCTTTCTATTTCTTCTTTTTGCTGCATTTTCTCTATTTTTTCAATTTCCTTCTCTCTAAAAAGAACAAGTTTTACAGGGTCTTTTATTTTACTTAATTTATCTCTCATCTTCTGAACATAATCTTTTCGTTTTCCTATATTTTTAGGAAACAATTTAGCCCCCAAAGAATCTATAAATAATCTTGTCCTTAAAACAAGACTGTTCTGTGTTTTCAAATTAATAACAGAAACCCAAGGTACTCTAGATATGATGATAAGTGCTATCACTCCGGACATAGTATTAGAAAATAAATTACCCCAAAATACAGACCAATAAGACAAATACTTAGTAGTTAAAATAATAAATACAAATCTTAAAAACCATATCCTTAATATACTTATTATGAGCGGAACCCTAGTACGCCCAAGCCCTATTAATGCCCCTTGAACTACCATAGTTATTCCAAATCCCAAAACCCCCAATGCAAATATAGGTAATGCACCATTAGCAACATATAAATCTTCTGCTTCTCTTGTAAAAAGTCTAGTCATATAAGGAGTAAGAGGTATAACAATAGCTATAAGAACAATAGCGGTAATAGCACTCAATAACATACCTGTATAACAAGATTTTTTAGCCTTATCTGCATATTTAGCCCCTATATTCATACTAACCATAGTAGTAACTGCTGACCCAAATGCAGCAGGCAAATTGAAACATACTGCTGTAATATTATTTGCTATTCCCTGACCATTTAATACTGTAGCACCATATTTTTCAACTTCGCTATTGATAAGAAAGAATCCTAAATTACTTAAAAATGTTGTAAGCATTGAAGGAATACCTATTATCATAAGCTCTTTTAAAATACTAAAATCAAATTTGAATTCTTTTAATGATAATTTATCATCGCTATTTTTAATAAATAAATCATAATACATCCAAATTGTAACAATGGCATAAGTAGAAAATGAAGCTAATACACTGCCTACTATTTTCAAATGCATGAAATATACATATATAAAATTAAATAATATTTTTAGAACTAGTAATATCACACTTCTTATAAAAGTGGCTTCAGGCTTACCATTAGCATTTTTTATACCATTATATAAAGCTGCCAAAAATGTCATAGGCATAACAAAACTATATAATGATAAATACTGATATACATTTTCTTTAATGCCCGGCTGTAAATTCATAGAAACTAATATGCTTACAATGTAAAGCGTAGGTCCCATAGCAATACCAAATAAAACACCTGTAACTACTATCTGTGTAGATATTTTTTTGGCACTCTTAAAATCTCCAAGTCCGTTATACTGTCCAACTATTGCCATAGCAGCAACACCTAAGCCCTGAGATAATGCTGTCATCATATTAACTATAGGTTCTGCAAAATTAACACTGCTTGCTATAATAGTACCTGTAACATTATTGAGAAAAAGACCGTCCATTAAAGGAATCATTGACTGAACTAAACTCATCATTAATGTTGGGATAGATAACATTATCAATGTATTTGTAATAGAGCCATGAAGTATTAAATCTCTTCTTGCTTCTGTAGACTGACTTTTGAAAAAACTAATCATACTTATCCTTTAAAATTTATCGTATAAACAATATAACCGATTATTATATATTTTATATTAAAAAAAAATTTTTTTGCATAAATAAAATGAAAAAATTATTTATTTGTAATCCTAATACAAATAAATATATCAATAATAGTAAATTTTTTAAATATATTTTTTTAATTTTATTTAATTTAATTATGCAGTAATTTTATAGTCTTGGTTTTAGTAAAAATAAAATATCAGCTTATATACAAATTAAAGTTTCATTAAAAATAAATACACTATATTATATAATTTATATGGTATTAATGGATGTAAATATTATAAAGATATTCAGTTATAATTAATAAAATTTATAATAAAAATAATAAGGGAGCTTATAAAAAACTCCCTTTTTTATTTCAACTTCTTATATTTCCTAAACTAGGATCTTCTATATTATCTTCTGGAAGCAAGTATATATTATTATTTTGATTGTTATTTTGAGTATTATTATTTTGATTACTATCATAGCTATTAGTATTTTCATCTAAAGGCGTATAATAGAAATCTCCCTCATCATCTATCATAGTATCATTGGTATCCTCATTTCTAACTGTACCTGTTCTAAGATGATCTATAGGACATTGAGTAGACAAATCAACATTTCCGCCTACCGTAAGAGGTGCAACATTTACGCAGGTATGATTTCTAGGAAGCCCTGAATCCTGACAAATTTCTACTACTAATACATCATTAGGTATAGGCCAATTAAATTCTCTTTTAGATTGAGGAGTAATAGAATTAAGATATTGAAAAGTTGCTAAAGCAGTAGTGGCCCCTCCTGTTACATTATTTGGAAGCAGATCATTTCTGTCGCTTCCTATCCAAGTAATTGTAACTATCTCATCATTATATGCGGCAAACCAATTATCACGGTGTTCGCTTGTTGTTCCTGTTTTGGCGGAATATGAAGGATATTTAAAGCCGTAAGTATTAGCACTTCTATATGCTGTTCCTCCTGGTGCTATAACTTTCTGTAAAGTAGTATTTAAAAAATAATAAGATGACGGTGAAGTTGCACTTATTTTATGAGGCGTTCTATCGACTAAAGCTGTAACACTAAGTTCATTACCGTCTATATCAATTATTTTATCCACAATATAAGGCTTATATTTAATACCTCCATTAGCCAATGCACTATAAGCAGAAGCTAAATCAAGAGGACTCATTTCCATAGTTCCCAAACCTATAGACAAAGCATTAGGTATATAAGCATTCTCTCCGAAAAATTCTCTTGAATGCTCTATGAAATAAGAAAGCCCTATATCATTTAATAATTTAACCGCTATTGTATTAATTGATTTTGATAAAGCTGTTTCTAAAGTCATTTCACCTCTATACCTTCTGTCAAAGTTTCTAGGTGAGTATGCAGGCTTTCCTGTACCCTGAGGATAGCTGTAATTGGTATCAAGCATAGTAGAAAAAGGCTGTGCCCCGCCCTCAAATGCATATAAATATATAAAAGGTTTTATTACACTGCCTATTTGTCTTTTTGCCTGTACTGCTCTGTTAAACTGATTTTGCAATGTGTATCCGTCTCCACCTATCATAACAAGTATTCCGCCTGTTTTAGGGTCTATTGATACCATCGCTCCCTGATAGCTTCTATTTGATGAACTAGTCTGTAAATTTCTAATATTTTCTTTCATTACAGAATCGGCAACTCTGTAATATCTTTCATTTACTGTTGTGTATATTTTAAGACCGGATAATGCAAGCTCATCTTTATTAAAATAATTCAATAATTCCTGCCTTACATATTCATTGACATAAGGAGTTCTATTTACTGTCATCTTCCATTGGGCACCTTTAACCTGCTTGTTTATATTAGTATATTCTTTATCAAATAAAGCAAGTTCAGATTCCATAGTCTGTTTATCTATAATGTTATTTTTTACAAGTCTTGATAATATCTGCTCTACTTTTTTCCTGCTGTTATCTGGATTATTTACTATAGAATAGTATGTGGGATTAGGAAGCATACCAACTAATATAGCGTATTCTAATAATCGGCATTGTCTTAGAGGTTTATTAAAATAATGATTGGCTGCTGCTTCAAATCCGTAGTTCCCATCGCCTAGATAAACAGTATTAAAATACATAGCTAAAATTTCTTTCTTAGTATATTTCTGTTCTATCTCTCTTGCAGCGAACATTTCAAAAAGCTTTCTTTCTATAGTTCTTTCACTTTTAGTAAATAATAGCTTGGCTAGCTGCTGAGTAAGTGTAGAACCGCCGCCTACTATTTTTCTTGTTAAAATAGTTTGTATACCTAAATAGGCTGTTCTGAAATAGTTAATACCTTTATGGGAGTAGAATTTCTGATCTTCCATTAAAAGCAATGTCTGTTCCAAAAGAGGATTAATATCATCTACATTAACAACTTCATAAGCAGGAGGCATATATTCACCTATCAATATATTATTTCTATCATATATTTTTGTAGGAGGAGAATCTCCGAAAGGATTTAAAGGATTAAAATATCTTATCCTTTTTTCATTACCTCTTATAACTATTATATCATAGTATTCTTCAAGCATAGCCATACTTTGATCTCTTCTGGCTACCCAATCTTTATATACGCCGCCGACAAAGTATATCCCTACTATACCCACCGCAACAAAGACAAATAAACATATAATAAAAATAGTTAGTATAAATTTCTTTAATTTAGATTTCTTCTTTTTTTTAATGTTGTTATTATTATTTTCTTGTTTTTTTTTCTTAAACATTTAGCACCATATTAACATAATTATATTATACTATATATGATACTATAATATATATAACATTGCAAGCGGAATTTATTTAGATTTTTTTATTATTCATAATAAAAATTACAATTGACTTATACATTTTTATATATTAAACTAAATAAAAAATAGTCTTTAAGTGATACATTATGAAGAATTTTCAACCTAAACCATTATTAACTGTAGCAATTTTATCAATAGTAACATGCGGCATATATTTTATTTATTGGATTTATGTTACAACAAATGATGTTAATAATTATATGGAACAGGAATATATTAATCCTACCTTATCTCTTGTATTATCGATAATAACATGCGGATTATTCTCCATATATTGGTTTTATAAATATGGAACAATAGTATTTAATGATATGAGTAAAAAGGCTGAATTAGACAGTTATGGTGAAAATGCTGCTGTTTTAGCAATATTACTCTTTATACCATTCGGATATATTTATTCTATTATAGCCCTTCAATCTAAACTAAATATTATTTTTACTAAATATTCAGATAAGGATTCGAAATAATAGAACACAGTAAAATATTATTAACCTAATCAGCACTTGGGCGGGTGCTTACAAATTCTAATATAAATATTTAAGAAAACTTGAATTTAATTTTCTTAACGAATTGAAAAATATAAAGGGCAGGGTATGTAAATAATTTTTTAAATTTAATTACACTTGCCCACCCTCTAGATTTATAAATTAAATTTGTAATTCTTATCTTTTATTTCTTTGTTTCTAAAATTAGGCTTTTTAATTCCCACCCTATTTTATTTAAATTTATAATGATTTAAACGCACGCATAATAAAACTTAAAATATAAATCAATTAATAATCATAATTTAAATAATATATAAAATCATATCAACCGTGCGTTTAGTAGATTACAAATTTAAATAATGCTTGGGCGGGTGCCTTAAATTTCTAATTAAGCATTTAATAAAATTCAAATATAATCTTCTAAATGAATTGAAAAATATAAAGGGCGGGGTATGTAAATGATTTTTTTATTTTTAATATTACAATTTTTAATCAAAATTTCCAATTTATTTCTAATTTTCATAGTAAAATCCTGTATTTACAGCTAATTTTATAATATTTGTAAATATATTTTACATTGATTTGTTATACACAGCTTATTTATGTATTATATGTATTAATAACTAATAAATATTTATATCTTTTGTAAATTTATTGTAAATTATTTGTAAATAAATATTGCTTAATTTTTACATTCTGCTATAATTATAAATGTAAAGAGATTTTACAATATAAACCTAAGGAGATACATCATGACTAACAGCTTAAACCTTTTTATTAAAATTACACCTAGCAAATTACCTGAAAATATTAGAAGATTTATCGCTTCTAATTATAGCAAAGCTAAAATCGTTTATATTGACATAAGAAAAGAACAATATGAAATTAAATTAAATAATGGAATTTATATCAATTTCGACAAAAACGGAGCCTGGAATTATATAAGCAGCGATGACAAATTATCTGAAAATATACTCCCAAAAAATATAGCAGGTAAAATAAAAAACATAATGAAAAAATATAATAATGCTTATATTTTTGAAGTTAGTAAAAGAATAGAATTCTACAAAATAAGATTGACTAATTCTTTGGAAATATGCATAAGAAATAACGGACAATTAATAATGGCATAACTCTTATCACTTTGTATCTCCTAAAAGTAATTAAATAAAGGCTTGGATATTTATATATTCAGGTCTTTTCATTTTTTAAACTTAATTACATACCCCGCCCTCTAGGATTATTATTTAAATCTGCAATCAAAGTTTTTTGTTTTTTTATTGTATAATTAGAATTTGTCAGCACCCACACAAGTTTTTTTAAATTTTAAAAAATATATAACCGCACGCAGAATAATATTAAAAATATATGCTAATACAAAATCATAATTTAAATTATAAATAAAGAACCGTTTACCGTGCGTTGGAAAAAGCATCATAATAAATTATCAGGCGGCGGCAGATTTTTATAAAAATATTAAACAAGTTATTTATTTAATTTGAAAAACTGCATAGCCTCTTCTAATTCCTTAGCTCTTATTATAATAAAAAATCTACCGCCTAAAAGGCTCTGATAATAAATTATCAGACGGCGGTAGATTTTTATAAAAATATTAAACAAATTATTTATTTAATTTGAAAAACTGCATAGCCTCTTCTAATTCCTTAGCTTCATTTAACAAAGAAGCAGCCGCTGAAGCAGATTGTTCTACCAATCCGGCATTCTGCTGTGTTACGCTATCCATTTGAGAAACTGCTATATTTACCTGATCAACTCCTGACTGCTGCTCTATAGCTGTTTCACTGATATCTCTCATTATATTAGAAGTCTCTTCTATTTTTTTCTCTAAATCTTCAAATATTTTCTCTGACTCTTTTGCTTTCTCTACAGATTTACTAATTTTATCATATATAACATTAATCAAAGAAGTAATATCCTTAGCAGAAGACTGAGAATTCTGTGCCAAATTCCTAACTTCGCTCGCTACAACAGCAAATCCCTTACCCTGTTCTCCGGCACGGGCAGCTTCAACAGCAGCATTAAGTGCCAATATATTAGTTTGAAAAGCAATATCCTCTATGACCTTTGTTATATTTTTTATTTTTTCACTATCCTCATTAACCTCTTCTATACTTTTAGTTGTTTCTAAAATTATGGATCCGGCATTCCTAATTGAATTCATAGATTCCTTCATCATATTATTGCCTTCTATAGAATGAGAAGTAGAAGATTTAATTGTAGAAGCCATCTCCTCCATAGAACTAGCAGTTTCTTCTAGACTTGCAGCCTGAGCTTCTGTTCTTTTTGATAAATCAGAATTACCATTTGCTAATTCCTGAGCTGCTGTAGTTATTTTGATAGAGGAATCATTAACTTGAGATATTATCTCTGTAAGTTTTTTACGCATTCCGCTGAAAGATTCAAATAATATTCCAAGCTCATCTTTTCTCTTATGCTCATTTGAAACATAAGTTAAATTTCCTATCTCTATTTCCTTGGCCTCTCTTATAATGCTGTTTATATGACTCATTATTCTTTTTATAAAAAGATAAACAAATACAGATAATAATACTATAGCAATTAAACCTACTAATGAACTTATTAAAATTAATTCCCTGTTTGTAGAATATATTTCACTATCAAACATAGTCATAGCAATTATCCAATTCATAGATTTCATTTTACTATAAGAACCTGTTCTTTTTTGACCCATATACATATATGATAAAGTGCCCTGTGTTAAATTATTATCAAATACTGTTTTATAATCCTGAACGGTACTAGATCCTATTTGATCATATAGATTATCCATTATATCAATTAAATTAGAATCTATAGTTAGTATCCTGCCTGTTTCTCCCAAAGTTATATCTGAAAAGTAATTATCATGTATAAGTTTCCAATCTATTACAACAAGTATCGCACCTAATAAATTGCCGTCTAAACTTTTTATAGCACCGCCCAAGACCAATGATTTATTTCCCGTATCTGCTGAATCTATTATTTCATCATCAAATGTATATTCAAAATTCTTGCTTTCTAGTACAGACCAGAAATTAGGTCTAGTATCAGAAATATTGTTGCCAATAGAACTACCTAAAGCATCGGCTATAATATCACCATTTAAATCCACTACTGCTATATTTATAGAATATTCATTAGCCCCATTAAATAGTGCCAAAGCATTTAATGCATCAGCTTCTGTCTGTTCATTTCTATTTAAAAGAGAATTCATAATAGCAGGAGCAACAGAATATGTTTTAGCTAATGAAACTTGATCTGACAATATGGAATCAAATAATTTAGCATAAGACTGAACTGTATTAGCAAATCCCTCAAATCTGCTTCTGCTTATTCCTTTATTAGCAAAAGTTACTGCTATACTTAATATAATGAATATTATCAATATAGATATGACTGATATTATAGCAGGAACTTTGAAAGATAAACTATGTATCTTCTTCATATAAAAACTCCAATTTATTTTAAAAATCAATTATATAATTTATATTAAAATATAATAATACTTTATAGTTAATCGTTATTTTTTCTTAATTTTATACTTTTTTTAATATAAAAAAATATTTTTTTAGAAAAAAATATATAAAAACCTTATTTTTTTTACACTTTTTTTAAAAGTTTTATATATTATTAGTATAACAAAGTTGATTTGTATCTAATTTTATAAATTTTTTCTTCATAATTTACCTTAATAGCGGATATAGTTTTATATCCGCTTATTTTTTCGCGTTTTATTTTATAGATAAATTAAAATCTTTAATACACTAAGATAAAAAAACAACAGCATATTTCTATATAGAGCAAAAAAATATGTATTACTTGTATGATAATATATAGTATATAGATATTTTTTATAACATATTTTTAAATAGAACCTACTTTTTATAATAAAAATATTGACGCCACTTCTTTCGTATGATAATATTAAAATAAAGAGAGGGTACAAATATGCAAAAAATTATATTAAAAAATATAGCAAACATAAGAGTTGGGGCATCTGTTTCAAGAGCTTCTGCAAAGATATACGAAAAAGGATACGAAATTAATCTCATAAACTTAAAAGCATTCGATAACAAATCAGTTAAGTATGCTCAAAATGAAAAAAACATTGATAAAATACAAATCAAACAAAAAAATATCGAGCTAATACAAACAAATGATATTATTATAAGACTTAGAGAACCATTCAATAGTCTAATAATAGAAGATAATATTGATAATTGTATAATAAGTTCATTAATGGCATGCATCAGAATAAAAGAAGAATTTTATAATATATGCCTGCCTCATTTTCTTGCTATTTATCTAAATAATAAAAAAGTTCAGAAATTTCTAAAAAGAGAATCAAGAGGAACAGGGATAATATCCATAGGAACTTTTGATATATCAAATATAGAAATAGAACTGCCTAGTATAGATAAACAAAAAGAAATCATTGAAATAAATTCACTATTTGAAAGAGATATTTTTATTCATGGAAAACTCTTTGAATTAAAACAAGTATTCTACAAAGAAGCTATGAATAAAATATTAAAAAACTGTTAATCATTTAATAATATTTTTTAAAAGGAGAAATAATTATGAAAACAACAAAAGAAGTAGTTGAAAATATAGTTTGGAAAGCATGCGACACTTTCAGAGGATCAATAGACTCATCTGTTTATAAAGATTATATATTGAGTATGCTATTTGTGAAATACTTATCAGATTTCGTGAAAGAAAAAACTGAAGAATTAAGAAAAAAATATAAAGACAATGAAGGCATTTTATCAAGAATGATTGAAAGGTTGGATTATAAAATAAGCGAAACTGCTAACTTTGATTATCTATATTCTATAAGAGAAGAAAACAATATTGGCGAGAGAATCAATACTGCTTTAAGAGAAATAGAAAAACAGAATCAAACTAAATTTGAAGGCATTTTTAACAATATAGATTTTAATGACTCAAATAAATTCGGCAACACAAAAACAAGAAATTCTATATTAAAAAATCTGCTTGAAGACTTCAATGATCCTGCATTAGACTTAAGCCCTAGTGCATTAGAAAACAATGATGTTATGGGCGATGCTTATGAGTATTTGATAAAAAACTTTGCAAGCGATGCCGGTAAAAAAGGCGGTGAGTTCTTTACCCCTCCCGAAGTATCTATGCTTATAGCCAAAATAGTAACTTTGAATATAAAAGACGGTGTTAAAGTATATGACCCTACTTGCGGAAGCGGTTCTTTGCTTGTTAAAGTGTATAAAGAATTAGGAGGCGAAAACTGTTCTGTATACGGACAGGAGAAAAACAGCCAAACATATTCTTTATGCCGAATGAATATGTATTTGCATGAAATAGGCGATAAAGGAATAATTGAATGGGGCGACACTATAAAAGAGCCTAAATTCTTGGATAAAAACGGAAATTTAGAAAAGTTTGATATAGTAGTTGCTAATCCTCCTTTCAGTTTGGATAAATGGGGAGAGGAAACAGCAGTTAAAGACCAATACAATAGATTTGAGTACGGCATACCTCCAAAGAGCAAAGGCGATTATGCTTTCGTACTTCATATGATAAACAGTATGTCTGAAAATGGAATCACTGCTGTTGTAATGCCTCATGGTGTATTATTCAGAGGAGCCAGCGAGGGAATAATACGCGAAAGAATAATAAATGAAAATTTGCTTGATGCTGTTATAGGGCTTCCAAACAATTTATTTTACGGCACTTCAATACCTGCCTGCATTCTAATATTAAAAAAGAACAGAAAAGAGAAAGACATTTTATTTATAGATGCAAGCGTAGAATATGAGAAAGGAAAAAATCAAAACCGCTTACGCGATGAGGATATAGAAAAAATAGTCAAAGCCTACAAAGACAGAAAAAACATAGAAAAATACTCTAAATCAGCAAGCCTAGAAGAAATCAAAGAAAATGAATACAATCTCAATATACCTAGATATATAGACTCATTTGAAGACGAGGAGCATGTAGATTTGAAAAGCATAAACAAAGAAATAACAACATTAGAAAAAGAACGCGAAACTCTAAGCGGCAAATTAGAAGATTTTTTGAAAGATATAAAACTTTAATAAATTAATATAATAAAATTTTTTTAAGGAAGTATTTTATGAAAAAAAATATAGGTGAAATATTAAAAAATATTAGAATGAATAAGTTTATTAGTTTAAGAGATTTATCTGCAAAAATGAATTTAGGTAATGAAGGTCATATATATTTAA
It encodes the following:
- a CDS encoding guanido phosphotransferase, which codes for MSVNNTANWIYKKGEDDNIVLYSKISIYRNLDGIRFFHNMDKEDFKNTENILKSNIEELNPDFLYKKLIELPSINIRMLIENLTIPSNKNIIHASLFTDEDEDISLLINSNDHLEIQVISRGLELENCFNKAYEIETALDQKVDFAYDKKFGFLTSSPNIIGTAMRAEVCIAVPCLTWKTPDNIDYIISECNKKGLEVNVKNGLLSISNNIMIGVTEKFILDTIIEKVKEISEKEKKIRNRIKKLDRVKAEDRIYRSNAILLSARSLKYRELINYSLWLRLGIYYDIIDDISLDTIYYMIFVGKNAHLKHLYEKSSYYRNVDEIRANVIRDILKQ
- a CDS encoding excinuclease ABC subunit B, encoding MKCNICGKEKAVLYIQEIIGNERRQIHICKECEINGNIIEKCLELEFNNIDTIFPNYKSLPSKKKKKKTPSTSKICKVCGYSLDDFLKTGIVSCPKCYEYFKSELSKHIKKIHRENKHIGKISSRNLSNKDVEAKINKYREEIELLIKIEKYEEAALIRDKLEHLKKDLISKKTKSEKKDVR
- a CDS encoding IspD/TarI family cytidylyltransferase; protein product: MNNTTLVILIAGSSKRFAGKVKKQFIKVDNKPIFIHTLINMLKFHFNNIVLVSAEEEIKNIKKYIEKESLIKEKIKKNIHYIKGGSERVYSVYNAMSFLNEHREDIQTDYVFIHDGVRPLVKKKEIMQLYEDVLKYDAAILASKVVDTIKKVNEDKTITDTIDRTYLYRAATPQGFKFDNYMYAIEKYINDKNADLVTDDAEIYSKYFGEVKISECSSDNIKITNREDLDIFIKLR
- a CDS encoding MATE family efflux transporter; amino-acid sequence: MISFFKSQSTEARRDLILHGSITNTLIMLSIPTLMMSLVQSMIPLMDGLFLNNVTGTIIASSVNFAEPIVNMMTALSQGLGVAAMAIVGQYNGLGDFKSAKKISTQIVVTGVLFGIAMGPTLYIVSILVSMNLQPGIKENVYQYLSLYSFVMPMTFLAALYNGIKNANGKPEATFIRSVILLVLKILFNFIYVYFMHLKIVGSVLASFSTYAIVTIWMYYDLFIKNSDDKLSLKEFKFDFSILKELMIIGIPSMLTTFLSNLGFFLINSEVEKYGATVLNGQGIANNITAVCFNLPAAFGSAVTTMVSMNIGAKYADKAKKSCYTGMLLSAITAIVLIAIVIPLTPYMTRLFTREAEDLYVANGALPIFALGVLGFGITMVVQGALIGLGRTRVPLIISILRIWFLRFVFIILTTKYLSYWSVFWGNLFSNTMSGVIALIIISRVPWVSVINLKTQNSLVLRTRLFIDSLGAKLFPKNIGKRKDYVQKMRDKLSKIKDPVKLVLFREKEIEKIEKMQQKEEIERKKEEKRKLERAEWRMQLEEMKELREKRNQERREYNENRKKEKEAKKLQMKQEVQARREARYKLREEKKLESEKRKEERMNLRNKNTQNNQPRE
- a CDS encoding transglycosylase domain-containing protein: MFKKKKQENNNNNIKKKKKSKLKKFILTIFIICLFVFVAVGIVGIYFVGGVYKDWVARRDQSMAMLEEYYDIIVIRGNEKRIRYFNPLNPFGDSPPTKIYDRNNILIGEYMPPAYEVVNVDDINPLLEQTLLLMEDQKFYSHKGINYFRTAYLGIQTILTRKIVGGGSTLTQQLAKLLFTKSERTIERKLFEMFAAREIEQKYTKKEILAMYFNTVYLGDGNYGFEAAANHYFNKPLRQCRLLEYAILVGMLPNPTYYSIVNNPDNSRKKVEQILSRLVKNNIIDKQTMESELALFDKEYTNINKQVKGAQWKMTVNRTPYVNEYVRQELLNYFNKDELALSGLKIYTTVNERYYRVADSVMKENIRNLQTSSSNRSYQGAMVSIDPKTGGILVMIGGDGYTLQNQFNRAVQAKRQIGSVIKPFIYLYAFEGGAQPFSTMLDTNYSYPQGTGKPAYSPRNFDRRYRGEMTLETALSKSINTIAVKLLNDIGLSYFIEHSREFFGENAYIPNALSIGLGTMEMSPLDLASAYSALANGGIKYKPYIVDKIIDIDGNELSVTALVDRTPHKISATSPSSYYFLNTTLQKVIAPGGTAYRSANTYGFKYPSYSAKTGTTSEHRDNWFAAYNDEIVTITWIGSDRNDLLPNNVTGGATTALATFQYLNSITPQSKREFNWPIPNDVLVVEICQDSGLPRNHTCVNVAPLTVGGNVDLSTQCPIDHLRTGTVRNEDTNDTMIDDEGDFYYTPLDENTNSYDSNQNNNTQNNNQNNNIYLLPEDNIEDPSLGNIRS
- a CDS encoding DUF4234 domain-containing protein; protein product: MKNFQPKPLLTVAILSIVTCGIYFIYWIYVTTNDVNNYMEQEYINPTLSLVLSIITCGLFSIYWFYKYGTIVFNDMSKKAELDSYGENAAVLAILLFIPFGYIYSIIALQSKLNIIFTKYSDKDSK
- a CDS encoding PepSY-like domain-containing protein, with amino-acid sequence MTNSLNLFIKITPSKLPENIRRFIASNYSKAKIVYIDIRKEQYEIKLNNGIYINFDKNGAWNYISSDDKLSENILPKNIAGKIKNIMKKYNNAYIFEVSKRIEFYKIRLTNSLEICIRNNGQLIMA